The Streptococcus oralis region ATCGCTCGTCATGATAATGTAACCAACTTTTGTGGGGCAAACGATACATCCGCCCTCACCTTTTAAGATTTCATAGCCTTCTTGTGAAAGTGTTCCGTTCCATTGAATGTGTTTTGTCATAATTCTATTTCCTTTTCTATTTTTCTAATCCTGCCAGTAGGCTGGTCGTTGTTTTTCATAGGCAGCAATCAAGTCTTCATACTGCAAAGTAATGCCGATATCATCCAAACCATTTAAAAGCTTGTGTTTCCATTCACTATCAATTTCGAAAGTGAATTCTCCAACTGGTGAGATGATTTTTTGTTGTTCCAAGTCTACAGTTACCTGGTCGGTCGGTTTGAGTTGAGCTAGCTTTTCTCTAACCTCCCTAGGCTGAACAATAGGCAACATGCCATTATTGAGTTCATTATTGTAATGAATGTCCCCAAAAGATCCTGCAATCACGACTTTGAAACCATAGTCAGCTAGAGCCCAAGCTGCGTGTTCCCTCGAAGACCCTGCCCCAAAGTTATCCCCTGAGATGAGGATAGTGGATTTGCGGTATTCTGGTCGGTTAAAAACAAAGTCTGGATCCTCAGTGTAGTTATCGTCCAGATAACGCCAAGCATACATGAGGTACTTGCCAAAGCCTTTCTTATCAATCAACTTGAGAAACTGCTTGGGTAGGATTTGGTCGGTGTCGATGTTATCATTCATGAGAGGAACGGTCGTTCCCGTATAAACTGTAAATTTCTCCATATCCTCTCCTTACTGGGCTTCTGGCATCTGTCGAACATCTACGAAACGCCCTGCGATAGCTGCTGCTGCTGCCATGGCTGGACTGCAGAGATGAGTCTTAGCGCCAAATCCCTGTCTATCTTCAAAGTTGCGGTTACTGGTTGAGGCACAGTGGACCCCATCAGGGACCTTGTCAGGATTCATCCCTAGGCACATTGAGCAACCAGGGTCTCGCCACTCAAAGCCAGCGTCTAAGAATACTTTATCCAAGCCCAATTTCTCCGCAGCTCGTTTGACAGGACGAGAGCCTGGAACCACGATAGCAGTTAAGTTAGGAGCTATTTTCTTCCCTTTGACAAATCGCGCGGCCAGTTGTAAATCGCTGAGACGAGCATTGGTACAAGACCCGATAAAGATATAGCCTAGTTCAATGTCCGCTGGCTTTTGACCAGGCTCCAAGTCCATGTAATGATAAGCTCGCTCATCATTCATATCCTTAATTTCTGGAAAACTACTGTCAAAGTCGACGCCCATAGCAGGATTGGTTCCCCAAGTCACCATAGGAGCCAAGTCTGAGACATCCATCCGGATAACCTTATCATAAACAGCATCATCATCGCTGACAAGCGTCTTCCAGTCAGCAACCGCCTCCTCAAAAGCTTCAGGAACGCATTCCCGTCCCTTGAGATAGTCATAGGTAGTCTGATCTGGATTCATAATTCCCATCTTAGAACCAAACTCGATGGACATATTGCAGATGGTCATTCTCTCTTCCATGGTCAGTGCATCAATTGCTTGTCCACGATATTCCACCACATAGCCAACACCACAGGCAACGCCGTACTTGGCAATTAAGGCGAGAATGTAATCCTTAGAATAAACTCCTTTTTGAGGAACACCAGTGAATTCTACCAGCATTTTCTTGGGTTTGACCTGCCAGAGGGTCTGGGTAGCAAAGACATGCTCGACCTCACTGGTTCCAATCCCAAAAGCGATAGCTCCGAAAGCTCCGTGAGTAGCTGTGTGGCTATCTCCACAGACGATGAATTTTCCTGGTTGCGTCCGTCCTGTTTCTGGACCTACCATGTGAACGATTCCCTGCTTTTCAGAACCGTGGGCAGCATGTTCAATTCCAAACTCCTCAACATTTTCAGCAAGCTTATCAATTTGTGCTTTAGAAATGACATCTCGAATATCGTAGATATTGACAGTTGGTACATTGTGGTCAAAGGTCCCAAATGTCAAGTCTGGTCGTCTCAATCTGCGGCCTGCATCTCGTAATCCTTGAAAAGCTTGGGGACTAGTCACTTCATGAATATAGTGCTGGTCCACATACATGAGTTGGGGCTGCCCTTCTTCTCCTGTGATGACATGACGGTCCCATAATTTATCAAAAATCGATTTTCCTGCCATCCATTACCTCCAAATAAAATATAAGGCTACTAGTGTGATTACCATCCCGAGAAACCAAACTGTTTTAAAATACCATTTTCTAGTCTTGTGGTGAAAGGTGATTCCTGCCAACCAGGCACCGAAACCACCACAAGTAAGGGCTAAAATGAGTAAGATTTTCTCTGGGACGCGCCAAGCACCTCTTCTTGCCTTGGATTTGTCAATGCCATAAATCAAGAAAACCAGCAAATTCCAAATCAAAAGGGCAAGCGTGATTCCTTCATTTATCTTCATAATCTTTCAATGATGGCTTCTGTCATTTCCTTGGTCAAAGCCTGTCCTCCAATATCTCTTGTTAAAATGCCAGCCGCTAAACTAGCTTCAACAGCACGCTCGATACGCTTCGCATCCTCACAACGTCCAAAGCTGTCTCTCAGCATCATGGCAACTGACAAAATCATAGAGATAGGATTGGCAATTCCTTGACCTGCAATATCAGGTGCCGAACCATGAATAGGCTCATAAAGACTTGGCCCCTTTTCAGAATGACTGGCTGATGGCATAACACCAAGAGTGCCTGATAGAACGCTTGATTCATCAGATAGAATATCTCCAAAAAGATTTTCCGTCACGATGACATCAAACTTGGCAGGATTGGTAATCATAAGCATGGCAGCCGAGTCCACCAACTGGTGTTCCAAGGTCACATCTGGGAAATCCTGCGCGACTTCCTCAGCTACTCTGCGCCAGAGTTTTGATGTTGCTAGAACATTTTGCTTATCGATACTAGTAACGAGTTTTCTCCGATTTCTTGCAATTTCAAATGCCTTGCGAATAATCCGCTCTACTTCTTCGTAGCTGTAGTCGTTGATATCACGCGCTTGTCGCTCTTCAAGGATATGATCTCCAAAGTAAATCCCACCTGTCAACTCACGTACCACGACAAAGTCTACACCAGCAATTCGTTCCGGTTTGAGAGGTGATAAATGCTTGAGACTGTCAAAAATCTTAACAGGTCGAATATTGGCATAGAGATTGAGTTTCTTCCGAAGAGCCAGCAAGCCTTGTTCAGGCCGAATAGCTGCACCATCATACTGGGGACTACCGATAGCCGCAAGGAGAATAGCATCTGCTTCTCTACATGCCTTGAGGGTTTCATCAGGTAAGGGATGCCCCGCAGCATCAATACCTGCACCTCCAAAGGGGCATCTGTCTATTTCATAGTCAAAACCTGTTTTTGAAGCTAGAGCTTCCAGAACCGCTAAACCAGCTTCCATAATTTCTGGACCGATTCCATCCCCTGCTAAAGCTACTATTTTCTTTGTCATAGCCTTCTCCTTTACACACTAGGCATGTCTCGGTAGGAAACGCTATGCCCCATCTCACCTGCATTCTCTTTTTGAACAAAGGTATTAGCATTGATATAAGCAATAGCCGAAGCCTTCAATACATCGAAATCGAGACCTGCTGCGTTAAAGATGGTTTCTGTCTCTCTGTTTTCAACAGTAACCAAGACACGAGCTTGAGCATCAATTCCATCTGTCACAGCATCAATGGTATAGGACACCAAGCGGACAGATTGGTTAAAGAACTTATCGATAGCGTTAAAGATTGCTTCAACGGAACCTTGCCCTGTTGCATTAAATTCGACTTTCTCACCATCCATATTGGCTAGGCTAACGAGGGCTTCAATGTCATTGTCTGCATGAGTTTGAAGTTGTAAATCATCAAAATGGAACCCTTCTGGATTTTCAACCATGGTTCCAGCTACCAGAGCTCGAATATCTGCATCTGTGATTTCTTGTTTCTTGTCTGCTAGAGCCTTGAACTTAGCGAAGAGTGGTTTGATATCCTCTTCTGTAAAATCTAGGGCTAATTCTCTTAGTTTTTCAACAAAGGCATGGCGACCAGACAATTTTCCAAGCGGAAGACTATTACTCTTAACACCGACCAATTCAGGTGTGATGATCTCATAAGTGAGAGGATTTTTAAGGACTCCATCTTGGTGAATGCCCGATTCATGAGAGAAGGCATTACCACCAACCACAGCCTTGTTTTTAGGAACTGGAATACCAGAAAAGCGAGAAACCATTTCAGACGTATTCATTGTTTCATCCAAAACAATATCACTAGTTGCTTGGAAGAAATCCTCACGAATCTTCAAAGCAACAGCTACTTCTTCAAGAGCAACATTACCTGCGCGTTCACCGATACCATTAATAGTTCCCTGGACACGTCCAGCACCGTGTTTAATTGCTGTCAAAGTATTTGCAGTTGCCATACCGAGATCATCGTGACAGTGGACACCAAAGACAACTTTATGATCTGATTTAATATTTTCAGTCAAGTGATCAAAGATACGTGCAAACTCTTCTGGAGTCGTAAAGCCAACTGTGTCAGGGATATTGATATAAGATGCACCTGCATCGACCGCTGTTTGAACGACTTGTAAGAGGAAATCCAACTCTGTTCTAGTCGCATCTTCAGGAGAGAATTCGACGATTTCAAACTTAGAACGAGCATAAGAAACATGTTCCTTGATAGCTTCTAAAATCTCTTCCTTGCTCTTATTGAGCTTATACTTGCGGTGAATCGGACTGGTAGCGATAAAGACATGAATTTGTGGATACTTGGCATCCTTAAGAGCCTCATAACAAGCATCAATATCAGATTTTACAGAACGAGCTAATCCTGTCACTGCTGTTTTTTTCATGGCTTTAGCAATTTCTTGAACGGCTATAAATGAATCTGGACTAGCAGCCGGAAAACCAGCTTCAATTACAGAAATTCCCCATTTCTCCAGCTGTCTTGCAATGGAAACTTTTTCCTTTATTGAGAAGTTAACACCAGGTGTTTGTTCCCCATCACGAAGGCTTGTATCAAAAAATTCAACTTTACGCATAAGATTTCCCCTTTTCCAAATGTGGTTTTAAAAAAACATCTCGCTCAGAAGCCCAAGCGAGATGTTGATTTACTCCCGCTTGGTAAGCCAAACAGGACTAATGCTTTTGCACTAGCCCGAGTACCTCAACAACAAAGCAAATTGATTAAACTTAGTTGTTTTCATGTTTGACTTTCTCCTTCGTTTGATATCTTGTTTAGTATTTTAGCATAGCTAAAAACACTTGTCAAGAAAAAATCCATTATTTTCTGAAAATTTCTTCAGTAAAGAATATTTTGCTAATTGAAAGTATTTGAAAACTCAAGTAACTTTCCTTATTTTTTCACGGTCAAGTTCCAACTTCTTTCGATAAGTTCTAACGCTTCTTCATCTTGCAAACTATCATCAAGAGCCAGACTAAGCCAGTAGCGTTTGTTCATATGAAAGGCTGGATAAATACCTTTTTTTGAAAGCAAATCAGCTACTTGGTCGTGTTTGAGGTTGACTGCTTCGACTAGCCCTTCTCTGCCCTTTTCCAGCTTATCCCAAGGAATTCTCATTAAAACAGCATACCACTTTTGATTACCTTCATGGCGCAATACAGCTGTATCAGGAGACTTTTCCCACAGATACTCCAACTGATTACCATACTTTTCCTGAACCTTATCCATGATACGCTTAGTCTGAGGGCAGATAAAATCCTGTACATCAAAGCAAGCCTTCCGAATCTGGTAAAGAATCTCCAAACAAGCCTCACGGACACTTCCGACAAAACTTCCCCGCATACTTTCCATATGTACTTGAGGATAGAGGTCACCCGTTTCCTGATCAAAAACCTGAAAGCTCACATTATCAGGAGTGATAGAGACTGTCATGGAAAAGTCACCCTGTAAAATCTGGCAACTATAAGTCCAAACTCCACTACTTTCTAAAAAACCATAGGCACGAGCCTTTTCTTGATTAAACTGATAGGATTTAAAAATTTCAAACATAAGTGAAAACTGCTACCCAAAGCTAGCAGTTCCTTTCTATTTTTTAAAAGACAACCTTGGTTCCATGCAATTGTGTCACACCCAGCTGGTCGATAAAGGTTTGACGGTTGTCCAAGTCAATCCCCCCACCTGGTAGAATTTCAATTTTACCTTTAGCATGTTCTAAAATTCTGTGATAATGAGCGAAACGTTTCTCTAGCGAGTCTCCAGATACACCAGCACGAGTTAGGATACGGGTAACACCAGCTTGGCTGAGCCAGTCAATGGCTTCCAACTGGTCTTCATCACTCAATTCATCAAAGGCCATGTGAAAGACAATTTCCATTCCTTTAGATGCGGTAATCAGCTTCTCAAGATTAGGCTTATCCAACTTCTTATCAGCAGTTAATGCCCCAAATACAACCCCTTGACTTCCAGCCTGAGTAGTCAAACGAATGTCTTCTAGCATGATCGCTATTTCAAGATCAGTATAGACAAAGTCGCCACCACGGGGACGAATCATAGTCATGATGGTGGTGTCGTAGTTAGCTGCCAGTTCAACCGCTGCCTTGGTCACTCCATAGCTAGGTGTTGTTCCTCCCACTGCTAGATTGTCACAAAGTTCGATTCGACGAGCTCCAGCCTGCATGGCTTTTTCTAGCAAGGTCACATTTTCAGCACAAAATTCGTAAATCATTTGATTCTCCTTGATGTTTTCTTTAAATTTATTATATCATATTATTTTAAATATGCTTTCATTTTTATCAAGGCAAATAACTACTATTTTTATCTATTCTTTGTCAGGAATGACTTTAAAGAGATAATAGGTGATAAAGATAGTCAAGGCTCCCAGACCGATTTTGACTGGCAAAAGAGGAGCAAAATAAATAGAAATTCCCATCAAGATATAGATAGATACGATGATTTTTTTCTTTCGTTCTCGCGCTATTGACTTGGTTTCCCGAAAGTCCGCTACATAAGTCTGATAAAGCTTTGTATGATAAAGCCAGTCTTCAAAACGCTTAGAAGATTTAGAAAAACAAGCAATAGCTAACAAAAGAAAGGGGGTTGTTGGTAAAAGTGGTAAGACAACTCCAACAAGAGCCAAGGCTAAAGAAATAAAACCAATACTGAGGTAAATGATACGCATGATTTCTCCTAGATAAATTACTCTTCCTCTAGTTTCGCACACAAGGGGGAAATTTGTCAAGTTTCAAGTAAAAAGAGCCTGAAATTCATTTTCAGGACTCTGCATTTTATTTAATTTTCTCTTCTTCGTAGTCGCCATTACTACATACAACCTGCTTACCACCACCACGGACTTTTTTCTCCACAAGGAAGTGTCCGCATTTTGGACAATCACGGCCAATTGGTTTGTCCCAGGAAGTAAATTCACATTCTGGGTAACGATTGCAACCATAGAAGATACGATTACGCTTGGTTTTGCGTTCAATGATTTGTCCTTGATGACAGCTTGGACACTCGACTCCAATCTCTTTGACAATTGCCTGAGTATGACGGCAGTCTGGGAAATTACTACAAGCATAGAATTTACCAAAACGACCGAGCTTAATCACCATCGGACTGCCACAAACTTCACAGTCAAATCCAGCTGGCTCATCCTTGATCTGGATTTTTTCCATTTCGGATTCAGCCTTGGCTACCTCTTTAGAGAATGGTTTATAAAATTCATCAATGACACGTTGCCACTGCTCTTTACCAACTTCGACATCATCCAGTTTTCCTTCCATCTCAGCTGTGAAGGTCACGTTTACGATATCTGGGAAGTATTCAACGATGAGTTTATTGACAATTTCTCCCAGTTCTGTCGGTTCAAAACGTTTTGCTGCCAGACGAACGTAGTAGCGTTTTTGGATGGTTTCAATTGTCGGAGCGTAGGTTGACGGACGTCCAACCCCATTTTCCTCCAAGGTCTTGATAAGAGTCGCTTCCGAATAGCGAGCTGGCGGTTGAGTGAAATGTTGTTCTGGCTTGCTATTGACCTGCTTGACCACATCTCCAACAGCCATATCTGGCAACATCTTGTTCTTGTCAGAGTCATTGTAGATAGCAAGATAACCATCAAACTTAACTTGACTACCATTTGCCGCAAACTGAACCCCATTTTGAGAGAGCTTAACAGCCATGGTATCAAAAATAGCTCCCGTCATCTGGCTAGCTACAAAACGGTTCCAGATAAGGGTATAGAGCTTGAGCTGGTCTTTGTCCAAGTACTTAGCGATGCTTTCTGGTGTATTAAAGACACTAGATGGACGAATGGCTTCGTGGGCATCCTGAGCACCTGAGGCATTCTTGACCTTGCTACCATGCTTGGAATACTTGCTACCAAAACGGTTGTTAATGTAGCTTGCCGCTTCGTTCTGAGCCACAGGGCTGATACGAGTCGAGTCTGTACGCATATAGGTAATCAAACCTTGCACGCCTGATCCGATATTGATTCCTTCATAAAGCTGCTGGGCCACCATCATGGTCTTTCGAGTACGGAAATTGATTTTGTTAGCCGCATCCATCTGCATGGTTGAAGTCGTATAGGGTAGGGGCGCATTGCGTTTGCGCTCTTTCTTATCTACCTGGTCTACTGTGAAATCTTTGCTAGTCAAATGGGACAAGACTTCTTTGACTTCTTCGTTGGTGGTCAATTTCATCTTTTTGCCATTCATACCATAGAAAGAAGCTTGAAATTGTTTGGTTCCCTTCTTAAAGACACCATCAATTGTCCAGTATTCTTCTGGTTGGAAGGCATTGATTTCATTTTCACGGTCAATGATGAGCTTAAGGGCAACAGACTGCACCCGCCCTGCTGATAAGCCCTTCTTGACCTTTTTCCACAAAATAGGCGAAATCGAATACCCTACCAAGCGGTCCAAGACACGACGAGCTTGTTGGGCGTCGACCAAGTCCATATCAATCTTGCGAGGTTCTTTAAAGGCATTTTTTACTGCGTCTTTGGTGATTTCATTAAAGACCACACGGTTGGCATCATTCTCATCCAAGTTGAGAATGTGGGCCAAATGCCAGGAAATTGCTTCTCCTTCGCGGTCCGGGTCACTCGCAAGAAAGACTTTATTGGCCTTTTTAGCTTCCTTTTTCAAATCATTGATGAGGGGACCCTTGCCTCGGATATTGATATACTGCGGTTCATAGTTATTTTCAATGTCGACTGACATACTGGATTTCTTCAAATCACGGATATGCCCGACACTGGCTAAAACCTTGTAATTTCTGCCTAGATATTTCTCAATCGTTTTCGCCTTAGCAGGCGACTCCACGATGACTAGATTTTTTTTAACTGTTGATTTTTTCTTCTTTGTTGCCGTAGCCACACTATCACACCTTTTCAAAGTAATAAACTTTATAAAGTGTAAACCATTTTTCTATAGCTGTCAAGACCTAAGTCCTATATATAGAAGAAAAGTTTATCTGAGTGAAGAAATTTCTCCTTAAAATTCAAACTCAGCCAACACATCTTGTCCACTGCTAATCAGCTTTGCTCCCTCTTGGATCAGGTGGTGACAGCCATCTGAATGGCCATCTAAAATGTTTCCTGGAATGGCAAAAACATCACGCCCTTCCTCCATAGCTCGCTCACAGGTGATAAGACTACCAGAACGCATCCTTGCCTCTGCTACAATAACGCCACGGCAAAGGCCAGCAATGATGCGATTACGAGCTGGAAAGTGAAATTTCAAGGGTTCTTCACCAGGTCCGTACTCGCTAAGTACCAAATGGTGATTGCCAATGTGTTCCTGCAAACGTTTATTGGCTCGGGGATAAAAAACATCCAATCCTGTTCCAATGACGGCAATCGTTCTTCCTCCATTCTGGAGTGCAGCCATATGGGCAGCTGTATCAATCCCTTTGGCTAAACCACTGACAACGATTAACTCGTTTTCCAAACCTTGAATGACTTTCTGAACCGATTTTGCTCCCTGACTAGAACATGAACGACTCCCTACAACAGCAACCTTTGGAAATTTCAACAGGTCTAGATTTCCTTTATAAAACAAGAGCACTGGAGCATCATAAAT contains the following coding sequences:
- the leuD gene encoding 3-isopropylmalate dehydratase small subunit, yielding MEKFTVYTGTTVPLMNDNIDTDQILPKQFLKLIDKKGFGKYLMYAWRYLDDNYTEDPDFVFNRPEYRKSTILISGDNFGAGSSREHAAWALADYGFKVVIAGSFGDIHYNNELNNGMLPIVQPREVREKLAQLKPTDQVTVDLEQQKIISPVGEFTFEIDSEWKHKLLNGLDDIGITLQYEDLIAAYEKQRPAYWQD
- the leuC gene encoding 3-isopropylmalate dehydratase large subunit; amino-acid sequence: MAGKSIFDKLWDRHVITGEEGQPQLMYVDQHYIHEVTSPQAFQGLRDAGRRLRRPDLTFGTFDHNVPTVNIYDIRDVISKAQIDKLAENVEEFGIEHAAHGSEKQGIVHMVGPETGRTQPGKFIVCGDSHTATHGAFGAIAFGIGTSEVEHVFATQTLWQVKPKKMLVEFTGVPQKGVYSKDYILALIAKYGVACGVGYVVEYRGQAIDALTMEERMTICNMSIEFGSKMGIMNPDQTTYDYLKGRECVPEAFEEAVADWKTLVSDDDAVYDKVIRMDVSDLAPMVTWGTNPAMGVDFDSSFPEIKDMNDERAYHYMDLEPGQKPADIELGYIFIGSCTNARLSDLQLAARFVKGKKIAPNLTAIVVPGSRPVKRAAEKLGLDKVFLDAGFEWRDPGCSMCLGMNPDKVPDGVHCASTSNRNFEDRQGFGAKTHLCSPAMAAAAAIAGRFVDVRQMPEAQ
- a CDS encoding DUF1294 domain-containing protein, with the translated sequence MKINEGITLALLIWNLLVFLIYGIDKSKARRGAWRVPEKILLILALTCGGFGAWLAGITFHHKTRKWYFKTVWFLGMVITLVALYFIWR
- the leuB gene encoding 3-isopropylmalate dehydrogenase — its product is MTKKIVALAGDGIGPEIMEAGLAVLEALASKTGFDYEIDRCPFGGAGIDAAGHPLPDETLKACREADAILLAAIGSPQYDGAAIRPEQGLLALRKKLNLYANIRPVKIFDSLKHLSPLKPERIAGVDFVVVRELTGGIYFGDHILEERQARDINDYSYEEVERIIRKAFEIARNRRKLVTSIDKQNVLATSKLWRRVAEEVAQDFPDVTLEHQLVDSAAMLMITNPAKFDVIVTENLFGDILSDESSVLSGTLGVMPSASHSEKGPSLYEPIHGSAPDIAGQGIANPISMILSVAMMLRDSFGRCEDAKRIERAVEASLAAGILTRDIGGQALTKEMTEAIIERL
- a CDS encoding 2-isopropylmalate synthase yields the protein MRKVEFFDTSLRDGEQTPGVNFSIKEKVSIARQLEKWGISVIEAGFPAASPDSFIAVQEIAKAMKKTAVTGLARSVKSDIDACYEALKDAKYPQIHVFIATSPIHRKYKLNKSKEEILEAIKEHVSYARSKFEIVEFSPEDATRTELDFLLQVVQTAVDAGASYINIPDTVGFTTPEEFARIFDHLTENIKSDHKVVFGVHCHDDLGMATANTLTAIKHGAGRVQGTINGIGERAGNVALEEVAVALKIREDFFQATSDIVLDETMNTSEMVSRFSGIPVPKNKAVVGGNAFSHESGIHQDGVLKNPLTYEIITPELVGVKSNSLPLGKLSGRHAFVEKLRELALDFTEEDIKPLFAKFKALADKKQEITDADIRALVAGTMVENPEGFHFDDLQLQTHADNDIEALVSLANMDGEKVEFNATGQGSVEAIFNAIDKFFNQSVRLVSYTIDAVTDGIDAQARVLVTVENRETETIFNAAGLDFDVLKASAIAYINANTFVQKENAGEMGHSVSYRDMPSV
- a CDS encoding MmcQ/YjbR family DNA-binding protein; this encodes MFEIFKSYQFNQEKARAYGFLESSGVWTYSCQILQGDFSMTVSITPDNVSFQVFDQETGDLYPQVHMESMRGSFVGSVREACLEILYQIRKACFDVQDFICPQTKRIMDKVQEKYGNQLEYLWEKSPDTAVLRHEGNQKWYAVLMRIPWDKLEKGREGLVEAVNLKHDQVADLLSKKGIYPAFHMNKRYWLSLALDDSLQDEEALELIERSWNLTVKK
- a CDS encoding copper homeostasis protein CutC produces the protein MIYEFCAENVTLLEKAMQAGARRIELCDNLAVGGTTPSYGVTKAAVELAANYDTTIMTMIRPRGGDFVYTDLEIAIMLEDIRLTTQAGSQGVVFGALTADKKLDKPNLEKLITASKGMEIVFHMAFDELSDEDQLEAIDWLSQAGVTRILTRAGVSGDSLEKRFAHYHRILEHAKGKIEILPGGGIDLDNRQTFIDQLGVTQLHGTKVVF
- a CDS encoding YbaN family protein gives rise to the protein MRIIYLSIGFISLALALVGVVLPLLPTTPFLLLAIACFSKSSKRFEDWLYHTKLYQTYVADFRETKSIARERKKKIIVSIYILMGISIYFAPLLPVKIGLGALTIFITYYLFKVIPDKE
- the topA gene encoding type I DNA topoisomerase, coding for MATATKKKKSTVKKNLVIVESPAKAKTIEKYLGRNYKVLASVGHIRDLKKSSMSVDIENNYEPQYINIRGKGPLINDLKKEAKKANKVFLASDPDREGEAISWHLAHILNLDENDANRVVFNEITKDAVKNAFKEPRKIDMDLVDAQQARRVLDRLVGYSISPILWKKVKKGLSAGRVQSVALKLIIDRENEINAFQPEEYWTIDGVFKKGTKQFQASFYGMNGKKMKLTTNEEVKEVLSHLTSKDFTVDQVDKKERKRNAPLPYTTSTMQMDAANKINFRTRKTMMVAQQLYEGINIGSGVQGLITYMRTDSTRISPVAQNEAASYINNRFGSKYSKHGSKVKNASGAQDAHEAIRPSSVFNTPESIAKYLDKDQLKLYTLIWNRFVASQMTGAIFDTMAVKLSQNGVQFAANGSQVKFDGYLAIYNDSDKNKMLPDMAVGDVVKQVNSKPEQHFTQPPARYSEATLIKTLEENGVGRPSTYAPTIETIQKRYYVRLAAKRFEPTELGEIVNKLIVEYFPDIVNVTFTAEMEGKLDDVEVGKEQWQRVIDEFYKPFSKEVAKAESEMEKIQIKDEPAGFDCEVCGSPMVIKLGRFGKFYACSNFPDCRHTQAIVKEIGVECPSCHQGQIIERKTKRNRIFYGCNRYPECEFTSWDKPIGRDCPKCGHFLVEKKVRGGGKQVVCSNGDYEEEKIK
- the dprA gene encoding DNA-processing protein DprA; its protein translation is MKITNYEIYKLRKAGLSNQQILTVLEYDETVDQELLLGDIAEISGCRNPAVFMERYFQIDDAQLEKEFQKFPSFSILDDCYPWDLSEIYDAPVLLFYKGNLDLLKFPKVAVVGSRSCSSQGAKSVQKVIQGLENELIVVSGLAKGIDTAAHMAALQNGGRTIAVIGTGLDVFYPRANKRLQEHIGNHHLVLSEYGPGEEPLKFHFPARNRIIAGLCRGVIVAEARMRSGSLITCERAMEEGRDVFAIPGNILDGHSDGCHHLIQEGAKLISSGQDVLAEFEF